CCGTCACACCTTCACCGCTGTAATCAACTTTTGCGATGCCGTTGCTGTTGTAACTTGCGACGACAATTTCATCATCCGTAAGGCCCAGTGTCTTTGTTGCGAGGGATGCGCCAGCACCAACTGCGATATATTTGCCGCCATTATTTAAAAATTCTTCTACATTCGATTTAAAGCTGTCGAATTGTTCAGGAGTCGTGAAACCGAACTCTTTATTGCCAGCGCGAGACTGATTTTTGGCAATCAACCCTTCCGTCCCGCTAAAAACGAAGACATCAAAGCCTACAAGACCCTTTTCAGCCACTTCAACAGGAGTCACTTCCGTCACCTTGAATCCCAGTCTTTTCAGCGCCAGTTTAGTTCCTGAATGAGATTGAGCCTTGTTCATGCCGCCATCCTTCAATATAGCGACTTTCATGTCATTCACTTCAACCACATCAGCCGGAACCTTAGCTGATTCAATGTGCAGTCCGGATTCTTTTACTGCTGCAGAAATGACATTCGCTGCTGCTTCTGTGTAAAAATCACCTTCAGAATTCCGTTTTACAGTAACGCCTTGCTGAAGAAGTGTGTTTACAAGATTTACGGCTTTCACGGAACTGTTTGGAATCAGGAATGGACCTTTGCCGCTGACTGTCCCTAGTTCCTGAATCTGATTTACTTTTGCAGCTGTTACATCAAACTCGCTTTGAACCGCAATAGCCTCGAAGCCCCATAGCTCTGGCAGGCTCCATGCTGAAATATCATACATGGCATCAACGTCTTCGGTGATGTCCTCGCCATCCCACAGCATCGTATTGGCAAGGCCAGCTTTTGCCTGATCCATTTTTACGATATACGTGCCTTTAGGGTAAGATTTTCCGTCGGCAGTAAAAGCTTTGGAAGCCTGGACGACTTCGATGTCGTTTTTCTGCAGATGATTGACAGCCTTATGTGTCACGGTTGGATCTTCCGGATCAACAGGCAGCACATAGGCAGTCGGGAAGAAGCCTTCTTCATGGAATGGATGATCAAAATTGATGCCTCGCTTGAACATCTCAATCTGGTCCTTGATCATTTCCTGCTTGTTCTCGGTTGAGTTTTTCAATGCTCCCATGATGGCGTCATACATCCAGCGAACACCGTCTTCATCATTGGTTGGCGCTTCAAGTGTATGGCCATATGCTCCATGGTACATTGCATACATTGGAGTGAAGATTGGCGGATAATCATCCCAGCCTTCCGCATCATCACGCTGAGGAATATAAGTTCCTTCCATTGCCTGATAGAGGCTGCCTGAGAAGCTTTCCTTATCAGACAAAATTTCATTTTCCATTGCTTTTGCCTGGTCCATCGCCCATTTTTCATACAAATCATATTCGTAGTTAGGATTGTGTGGAACCGTACACGGTTCAATTAGACCTTGCTTGTTCGGTGCATAATTTTTCACATAGCCATGTGTATCAAGGAAGACCATTGGATTCCATTCCTTGATCAATGCGACAGTTTCCTGGGTTTCAGGCTGGGACTGGGTGATGAAGTCACGATTCAAGTCGATTCCTTCTCCATTGAAGCGGGTAGCGTCAATCCGGCCATCAGGATTCTGGACAACATTGAAAATCAGGATGTTATTATCGAGAATCTCTTTGGTAGTATCATCATTTTCAAGGGCAAAGCGTTCGATCAGCTGCATGACCGCGTCACTACCGACAAACTCCGTGCCATGGATGGAGCCATTGATCATGATAGGCACCTTGAAGTCAGGATTGTTCTCAATCCAGTCTTGTGCTTTTCCAGGATTCTTGAACATTTGTTTTCTTAGGGCTTGAATTTTGCCGAACTTGCCTTTAGAGTCAGGGGCGGCAATCGTCACGACGTAAAGGGGCTGGCCTGTTGATGATTGGCCTTTTACTTCGACCTTCACACGATTGGATTGCTTTTCAATTTGCGCAAGCTTGTCGCCGATTTCCGAGAACTTCATAAAATCATAGTTTTCGCTGTTGAATAAGCTGCCGTCCTTTTCTTCGTATGCATTTACATAATTCCATTTGATTGACTCAGCCAGTGCGGGAGTCCATGGTGCGGATGCCAGCAAACTTGCAGCCACTACACCAGAAATAATCTTTTTATGCTTCATTTATGTATTCCTCCGAAATAATATTTTGTATATTTATACATAATAATCACTAAATATTATTTCGGCAATCGTACGAAATTCCTAAAAATTTTTTAATGTGGAGAAAGCGTTGACTTTCCTTGATTTTTGCCGAGTTGGGAAATTAATCGGAATGACTATATGGGTAAAAAGTCACAAGGAGAAGCTAAAATAAAAAAACAGGGCTTGTGGCCCTGTTTTACTGTGGCTGCATGGTTCGATTGCGACGTTTGCGGTTCCACTGTCTCGCTTTATACTTTTGCTCTAGTTCAGCGACAGGTTTTGCGACAAGTGCGTTCTTGAATTCTACAGGTGTCTGTTTTACTGAAAAAACAACAGTATTGACAGCTTTCTTTTTCTTTTCGAAATCAGTCATCAGCTTCTGCTGTTTAAACTTAAGTGAATCTGTTTCTTCTTTGATGGCATTTGTTTTATTTTGGACACGTGTGGCTGTCTCCTGAAGACTATCGATCGTTGGCTTGGCGTCCTTAAATGTTTTATATGCAACATATCCAAGATAAGCGAGGGCAGCGACGATGACAGCGATGCTTAAATAAACAATGATCATAGAATGAGCCTCCTTTCCAATGTAGTAAGATCATTTACATATTGATTACCCTAATTCAGCAAAAGAATAACTGATTTTTTATGGAAGCCTAGGATTGCTAAATTTGAATGATTTGTGAAACAGTGAACAAAGTAGACTGAAAATGTGACGAACTTCACAACCAAGAGATGTAAATCACAATACAATTTATACATAGAGGAAATATCATTAATGAAAACTCCGCATTAGAAATTATAGGAGGACAAACGAGATGAAAAAGAAATTAGTCATGATAGGAAACGGAATGGCAGGAGTAAGGACAATCGAGGAGCTGCTTAAACTTCAGCCAGATGGCTTCGAAATCACGATCTTCGGGAATGAACCTCATCCTAACTACAATAGAATTATGTTATCCACAGTCCTTCAGGGAGATAAGTCAATCGAAGATATCATCATGAATGACTGGGATTGGTATAAGAGTAATGATATTCAACTTTTTGCAGGTGAAGAAGTTGTCGAGATTGACAAGGAAAAGAAGCAAGTCATTTCCGAACAAGGACGCAAGGTGGACTATGACGAGTTAATCATCGCTACAGGCTCCAGCTCGTTCATCCTGCCAGTACCTGGGTCTGACAAAAAGGGAGTAGTCGGGTTCCGTGATATCCATGATTGTGAAATGATGATCAAAGATTCCAGGCAGTATAAAAAAGCAGCTGTAATAGGCGGCGGGCTGTTAGGACTGGAAGCAGCTAGAGGCTTGCTGAACTTGGGCATGGAAGTCGATGTTGTCCATTTGATGCCGCATCTGATGGAAAGGCAGCTTGATGGAACCGCTTCTGGAATGCTGAAAAAAGAACTGGAAAACCAAGGCATGAATTTCTTGCTTGAAAAACAGACTGCGGAAATTTTAGGAGACGAAAGGGTAACAGGACTAAGGTTCACAGACGGTACCGAAATCCGGGCAGACCTTGTTGTCATGGCTGTCGGCATTCGCCCTAACGTCCAGTTGGCAAAAGACAGCGGCATTTATGTCAACAGAGGGATTGTCGTCAATGATTATATGGAGACAGATGTCCAGAATATTTATGCTGTTGGCGAATGTGCGGAACATAGAGAAATCGTCTATGGCCTTGTCGCACCGCTGTATGAACAGGGTAAAGTACTTGCAGCTAACCTTGCGGGGATTCCGACTAACCCTTATGAAGGAACGATTTGCGGCACTCAACTGAAGGTTTCAGGCTGTGATTTGTTTTCAGCAGGTGAGATCGGCGATGACGAAGGAACGAAATCAATCAAGGTCCACAATGAGTTTGATGGGATCTACAAGAAAATTGTCATTCGTGACAACCGGATTGCCGGGATTGTGCTTTATGGTGACACGAAGGACAGCAACCGCCTGTTCAGGATGCTGACCAAAAGAGAAGACATCAGCGGCATGACAAGTGTCTCGATTCTTGAAGCAAGCGGATGCTGTGGTGGAGGAGAAGCCGGCGATGTAGCGGCGATGGCCGATGACGAACTTGTCTGCGGCTGCAATGGTGTTACAAAAGGAACGATTGTCGAAGCCATCCGCACAAATGAGTTGACTACTGTTGATGAAGTTGGTGGCTGCACGAACGCTGGCCGTTCTTGCGGAAGATGCAAATCGCTCATATCCGATATCCTCGCTTATACGCTTGGCGACCAATACGATACTACTGCAAAAAAAGCAGGAATTTGCGGCTGTACGACTTTAAGCAAAGATGAAGTAGTCGCTGAGATCAGGGAAAAAGGATTGACCAATGTCAGGGAAGTCATGAATGTACTCGGATGGTCCCAGGAGGAAGGATGTTCGAAATGCCGTCCGGCGATCAACTATTACCTGGGGATGGTCCATTATGACGGCTATAAGGATGAACGTGATTCAAGGCTGGTTAACGAGAAAATGCATGCTAACATCCAGAAAGATGGGACATATTCAGTTGTACCAAGGATGTATGGCGGTGTGACGACAGCAGCTGATTTGAAAAAAATTGCGGAAGTTGCCGAGAAGTACGACGTGCCTTTGGTAAAGCTGACTGGCGGTCAAAGGATTGGCTTGTTTGGTGTCAACAAAGAGGACCTTCCTGCTATGTGGGAAGACCTGGGAATGCCATCAGGCTATGCGTACGGAAAAACACTTCGTACCGTAAAAACCTGCGTCGGTGAAAAGTTCTGCCGGTTTGGAACCCAGGATTCAATGGGACTTGGAATCGAGCTCGAGAAAAAGTTTGAGAGACTCGATACACCTCATAAGGTGAAGATGGGTGTTTCTGCTTGCCCAAGGAACTGTGCTGAATCAGGAATCAAGGACATCGGCTTTGTAGGTGTCGATGGCGGCTGGGAAATCTATATCGGCGGTAACGGTGGAACCGACCTGCGCGCTGCCGACTTGCTTGATACCGTCAAGACGAAAGAAGAGGCATTGGAAATTACCGGAGCATACCTCCAGTACTACCGTGAAACTGCAGCATACCTTGAAAGGACGGCACCATGGCTCGAAAGAATGGGACTTGATCATGTCAAAGAAGTGCTGGCCGATGAGAACATGAGAAAGCAGTTGAACGAAAGACTGGATAAGACATTGGAGCGATATAACGAGCCATGGAATGAAGCAATTTCTGATAGAGCCATAAAAGAAAAATACTATCAAGTCCGCAGCGTGAGTGTTGAATAAGGGAGGATGGATGAAGATGCAAACAACGAAAGTAAGAATCAAAGTAGCTGATTATGACTCCCTGCCTGAACGGGCAGGGCAGGCAGTCACTATAAATGGACAGACCATCGTCTTGTTTCGGATTTCCACCGGAGATGTCAAGGCTGTTGAAAACCGCAGCCCTCACCGTAAAGGCGGAACTCTTGCAGATGCTCTTGTCAGCGGGAATTTTATCTACTGCCCAGTCTACGACCTAAAGATCTCGCTGGAAGACGGGAAAGTGCAGGCACCGGATACAGGCGAAGTAAAAACGTACCAAGTTGAAGTATTCGGAAATGAAGTGCATATTACGATATGACTTAAGAGGGGGAACCTCCCTCTCAATATACAGCGTTGAAAGGGCGGGAATACAATGGAAAAAGGAAAAGCGTTCTTAGTCGGTGCAGGACCTGGAGATGTACAGTTGATTACAGTAAAGGGATTGGAAGCAATCAAAAAGGCTGAGGTCATTTTATATGACAGGCTTGCCAATCCGAAATTGCTGGATTATGCTCCTTCTGATTGCGAACTGATCTACTGCGGCAAGCTCCCTGACCGGCACGTCCTTCGCCAGGAAATGATCAACGACCTATTGGTGGAAAAAGTGTTGGAAGGGAAAATTGTTGTCCGCTTAAAGGGCGGCGATCCTGGAGTGTTTGGACGAGTAGGCGAAGAAGCAGCTGCCCTGGCTGAAAATGGACTTCCTTTTGAAATTGTACCCGGAATTACATCAGGGATTGCTGCACCGCTATATGCAGGAATTCCCGTTACACATCGAGAATTTGGTGAATCCTTCGCGGTTGTAACTGCCCATGACAAGTCCGAGAATGGACAGCCAAAACTGGACTGGAAGGGGCTTGCCACCGGAATCGACACCATTGCTTTTTACATGGGTATTTCAAATCTTCCTTATATCAGTGAAAATTTAATCAAGAATGGAAAGTCACCGGATACCCCGGTCATCCTCATCCAATGGGGAACCTTCTCCCGGCAGCAGACTCTTGAAGGAACTCTGGCCAATATTGCCGTAAAAGCGAAGGAAGTGAATTTTACCAACCCGGCCATCACACTGGTTGGAGATATCGTATCGCTTCGTAAGAAGTTGAACTGGTTTGAAAGGAAGCCTTTGTTTGGTAAGCAAATATTACTTGCCCGAACAGGAAGTGCTGAGAGTGAACTTGCAAAGGAATTGATGGAGCAGGGCGCGGACGTGATTGAATTTCCGAAATGGAAAAAGGTTTACGTTCCTGCAGACAAGGCAGTCATCAAAAAAATTCAAGAATACGAGCAGATTCTTTTTACATCTCCTGAGTGTGTAAAAGAATTCTTCCAGATCATTTTTGAAGCAGGAATCGATATCAGGAGGGTGAAAGCAGAACTTTACGGTTGTTCAACAAAGTCTGTCAGGGCATTGAATGAAAAGGGCTTTTTTGCAGAAGTGGAAGGGAAGCTGCATCCGGTTGGAAAGCTGTTAATCGTAGGAGACAGCGATATCACGCACCAATATCCTGATGCTGAAATGTTCCTAACCTCAAAAAAGGTTGTCGATGAGAAATTCACGCCTATTTTCAAAAGAATTCTAGAAGAAGCTTCTGTCAATACAGTGGTTTTGCCAAGCACAAGGGCGGTCAAAACAATGGTTGAAGAAGGAATCCTAGAGAAAATCATCCCACAACAGCTTATAAAAACATCAAAAATTGTTTGCATGGGAGTCCGGACGGGAGAGGCGGCAAGAGAATATGGAATTGTCCCAGATAAGGTGTTAGAATCACCAGATAAAACCGCTGTGATCGATTGTTTAAGCAGAAAGGAATCTGAACTGGCATTCGTGTAATGGACAGATTTTTAAAGGAGAGAAAGATATGGAAGCCACAGTATTCATCAGCCATGGAAGCAGAAGTGAACATGGCAACAAAGTGTTTATTTCATTCATCGAGAAAGTGATTTCGACTGAGCCGAGTACGATTGCAGCTTATGGATTCCTTGAGAATACAAAGCCAACCATTCTTGAAAGTGTTGAATCATGCATATTAAAGGGTGCATCATCGATTACCGTCGTTCCGGTGCTGTTGCTTCCGGGAATCCATGCAAATGTGGATATACCTGAGGAATTGGCAAAAGTCAGTCTTAAGTATCCAGAAGTAAAGATTTTATATGGAGATCCCCTTGGCGTGAATGAAACGATAATTCAAATCGTCCTGGACCGATTGAAGGATCAAGGCTTCTCGGGCAGCAAGTCAGAATCCGTGCTGCTTGTCGGACATGGCAGCAGGGATCCTTTGGCTGCAACCGAATTCGAGAAACTGGCATTCCGCGTTCAGGAGAAAGTTCTCTCTAAAGTTGAAACAGGCTATATAACAACACAGCCATTTTACGGAGAAAAGCTATTGGCAAGTGAGGTCGACAAGAAGATGTACGTTCTGCCATTCTTGCTTTATACTGGCGGGTTTACAGTCAAAATGGAGGAAACAATAAATAGTATTTTACTTCAAGGTCAGGAGAGAGAGGTTGTCCTGTGCGAACCAGTCGGTTTCGATGACCGTCTTGGCGGGCTGCTTCTGCAAAGAGTTGATGACGCAAGAGAAAGGTTAACTTAGAAACACCGTCTTCGTTAGCAGAAGCCAATAAATTTGTGAACATCGTCAATAAAAATACCTATCGCCAATAATGGTATGAATACCTCAATATAATAGAAATCGCAACATAAATGGAGAGTGGAAGCATGCTATACTCTATGAACCTTCGGATATCAGGCCGTAACGCAGTGGTGATTGGCGGAGGCAAGGTCGCTCACCGAAAAGTATTGGGGTTGCTGGATGCTGGAGCAAAAGTGAAGGTAGTCAGTCCTGAATTGACAAGAGAATTGATGGGTCTTGCCGCAGAAGGCGAGATTTCCTGGCAGGCAGTGAAATATACGAAAAAAGATCTTGAAGGAGCATTGCTAGTAATTGCCGCCACCAATGACACCGAGACGAATCTGGCAGTTAAGAAGGATGCTTCACCACATCAATTGGTTAATCTTGCAGACAATCCCGAGCAATCTGACTTTCAGGTTCCATCCGTTATGAAAAGAGGGAAATTGATAATCGCCGTCTCGACATCGGGGGCAAGCCCTGTACTCGCTAAAAAGATTTGCGGTCAACTGGAGCAGACTTTTGATGAAAAATACGAAAGCTACCTGGAGTTCCTGGCAGCAAGCCGAAAAGAAATTAAAGCAGCCGTCAAGGATGAAACAGCTAAAAGGAAGCTTTTGAGAGAAATAGCTAAGGAGAGTTTCTTAGCTTCTGACCAAAGAGAAGAAAGGTTTGCCAGGATGCTGAAAGAAGCAATCAGTGAGGAGGGAAAGTAAAGCGCGAGTTCGCGCGATTACTTCCCTCCTTTTTGCGGTTCAGATGTCCAACTCCA
This portion of the Mesobacillus sp. S13 genome encodes:
- a CDS encoding M14 family zinc carboxypeptidase; translation: MKHKKIISGVVAASLLASAPWTPALAESIKWNYVNAYEEKDGSLFNSENYDFMKFSEIGDKLAQIEKQSNRVKVEVKGQSSTGQPLYVVTIAAPDSKGKFGKIQALRKQMFKNPGKAQDWIENNPDFKVPIMINGSIHGTEFVGSDAVMQLIERFALENDDTTKEILDNNILIFNVVQNPDGRIDATRFNGEGIDLNRDFITQSQPETQETVALIKEWNPMVFLDTHGYVKNYAPNKQGLIEPCTVPHNPNYEYDLYEKWAMDQAKAMENEILSDKESFSGSLYQAMEGTYIPQRDDAEGWDDYPPIFTPMYAMYHGAYGHTLEAPTNDEDGVRWMYDAIMGALKNSTENKQEMIKDQIEMFKRGINFDHPFHEEGFFPTAYVLPVDPEDPTVTHKAVNHLQKNDIEVVQASKAFTADGKSYPKGTYIVKMDQAKAGLANTMLWDGEDITEDVDAMYDISAWSLPELWGFEAIAVQSEFDVTAAKVNQIQELGTVSGKGPFLIPNSSVKAVNLVNTLLQQGVTVKRNSEGDFYTEAAANVISAAVKESGLHIESAKVPADVVEVNDMKVAILKDGGMNKAQSHSGTKLALKRLGFKVTEVTPVEVAEKGLVGFDVFVFSGTEGLIAKNQSRAGNKEFGFTTPEQFDSFKSNVEEFLNNGGKYIAVGAGASLATKTLGLTDDEIVVASYNSNGIAKVDYSGEGVTGGYGEDDFGFVYRPVWYENTGNDEISATFDDNTDFFVAGHWKNNGAAQGKAVIVKEQNKDVTLIGLEAGFRDHTDYLFRLLSNSIFEK
- a CDS encoding DUF948 domain-containing protein; this encodes MIIVYLSIAVIVAALAYLGYVAYKTFKDAKPTIDSLQETATRVQNKTNAIKEETDSLKFKQQKLMTDFEKKKKAVNTVVFSVKQTPVEFKNALVAKPVAELEQKYKARQWNRKRRNRTMQPQ
- the nirB gene encoding nitrite reductase large subunit NirB, with protein sequence MKKKLVMIGNGMAGVRTIEELLKLQPDGFEITIFGNEPHPNYNRIMLSTVLQGDKSIEDIIMNDWDWYKSNDIQLFAGEEVVEIDKEKKQVISEQGRKVDYDELIIATGSSSFILPVPGSDKKGVVGFRDIHDCEMMIKDSRQYKKAAVIGGGLLGLEAARGLLNLGMEVDVVHLMPHLMERQLDGTASGMLKKELENQGMNFLLEKQTAEILGDERVTGLRFTDGTEIRADLVVMAVGIRPNVQLAKDSGIYVNRGIVVNDYMETDVQNIYAVGECAEHREIVYGLVAPLYEQGKVLAANLAGIPTNPYEGTICGTQLKVSGCDLFSAGEIGDDEGTKSIKVHNEFDGIYKKIVIRDNRIAGIVLYGDTKDSNRLFRMLTKREDISGMTSVSILEASGCCGGGEAGDVAAMADDELVCGCNGVTKGTIVEAIRTNELTTVDEVGGCTNAGRSCGRCKSLISDILAYTLGDQYDTTAKKAGICGCTTLSKDEVVAEIREKGLTNVREVMNVLGWSQEEGCSKCRPAINYYLGMVHYDGYKDERDSRLVNEKMHANIQKDGTYSVVPRMYGGVTTAADLKKIAEVAEKYDVPLVKLTGGQRIGLFGVNKEDLPAMWEDLGMPSGYAYGKTLRTVKTCVGEKFCRFGTQDSMGLGIELEKKFERLDTPHKVKMGVSACPRNCAESGIKDIGFVGVDGGWEIYIGGNGGTDLRAADLLDTVKTKEEALEITGAYLQYYRETAAYLERTAPWLERMGLDHVKEVLADENMRKQLNERLDKTLERYNEPWNEAISDRAIKEKYYQVRSVSVE
- a CDS encoding nitrite reductase (NAD(P)H) small subunit is translated as MQTTKVRIKVADYDSLPERAGQAVTINGQTIVLFRISTGDVKAVENRSPHRKGGTLADALVSGNFIYCPVYDLKISLEDGKVQAPDTGEVKTYQVEVFGNEVHITI
- the cobA gene encoding uroporphyrinogen-III C-methyltransferase; amino-acid sequence: MEKGKAFLVGAGPGDVQLITVKGLEAIKKAEVILYDRLANPKLLDYAPSDCELIYCGKLPDRHVLRQEMINDLLVEKVLEGKIVVRLKGGDPGVFGRVGEEAAALAENGLPFEIVPGITSGIAAPLYAGIPVTHREFGESFAVVTAHDKSENGQPKLDWKGLATGIDTIAFYMGISNLPYISENLIKNGKSPDTPVILIQWGTFSRQQTLEGTLANIAVKAKEVNFTNPAITLVGDIVSLRKKLNWFERKPLFGKQILLARTGSAESELAKELMEQGADVIEFPKWKKVYVPADKAVIKKIQEYEQILFTSPECVKEFFQIIFEAGIDIRRVKAELYGCSTKSVRALNEKGFFAEVEGKLHPVGKLLIVGDSDITHQYPDAEMFLTSKKVVDEKFTPIFKRILEEASVNTVVLPSTRAVKTMVEEGILEKIIPQQLIKTSKIVCMGVRTGEAAREYGIVPDKVLESPDKTAVIDCLSRKESELAFV
- a CDS encoding sirohydrochlorin chelatase, with protein sequence MEATVFISHGSRSEHGNKVFISFIEKVISTEPSTIAAYGFLENTKPTILESVESCILKGASSITVVPVLLLPGIHANVDIPEELAKVSLKYPEVKILYGDPLGVNETIIQIVLDRLKDQGFSGSKSESVLLVGHGSRDPLAATEFEKLAFRVQEKVLSKVETGYITTQPFYGEKLLASEVDKKMYVLPFLLYTGGFTVKMEETINSILLQGQEREVVLCEPVGFDDRLGGLLLQRVDDARERLT
- a CDS encoding NAD(P)-binding protein, which produces MLYSMNLRISGRNAVVIGGGKVAHRKVLGLLDAGAKVKVVSPELTRELMGLAAEGEISWQAVKYTKKDLEGALLVIAATNDTETNLAVKKDASPHQLVNLADNPEQSDFQVPSVMKRGKLIIAVSTSGASPVLAKKICGQLEQTFDEKYESYLEFLAASRKEIKAAVKDETAKRKLLREIAKESFLASDQREERFARMLKEAISEEGK